One Spirochaetaceae bacterium genomic window carries:
- the hisC gene encoding histidinol-phosphate transaminase, translating to MMFDAARNAAPGIADIAPYVPGRTIVEVARELGTTDITDIIKLASNENPLGVSPMAVAAMAASLERGHQYPEVINPVLQEALGAANGVAPDCVVTGNGADSILLAAALAFLRPGDEVLVPEVTFDMYRIAALTKGATVVDVPMPDLELTADAILERIGGRTRMVFLCNPNNPTGALFPRAAMRRLLAALPERVVLVHDEVYREFADPEAFPELRARAAGGHGNLILVRSMAKAYGLAGVRFGYGIMAADTAALLHRVRPPFDTSVLAQAAALAALQDEQFLHRTLDLNRCGKRQLYAAFAQLGLDAVPSHANFILVHVGRPAAAVARRLLEQGVIVRAPRHPALARHLRVSIGTTQELQRFIAALRRTLAEPACDTEAPGSGAGR from the coding sequence ATGATGTTCGACGCAGCACGCAACGCCGCCCCCGGCATCGCCGACATTGCACCGTACGTACCGGGCCGCACCATCGTCGAGGTGGCGCGCGAACTCGGCACTACCGACATCACCGACATCATCAAGCTTGCATCCAACGAGAATCCCCTCGGGGTCAGTCCCATGGCGGTTGCCGCCATGGCCGCCAGCCTCGAGCGCGGCCACCAGTATCCGGAGGTGATCAACCCGGTGCTCCAGGAGGCGCTCGGCGCGGCCAACGGCGTGGCTCCCGACTGCGTGGTCACCGGCAACGGCGCCGACTCCATACTGCTGGCCGCGGCGTTGGCGTTCCTGCGCCCGGGCGACGAAGTGCTGGTGCCGGAGGTCACCTTCGACATGTACCGCATTGCCGCGCTGACCAAGGGGGCGACCGTGGTGGACGTGCCGATGCCGGATCTGGAGCTGACCGCGGACGCCATCCTGGAGCGGATCGGAGGGCGCACGCGCATGGTGTTCCTGTGCAACCCGAACAATCCGACCGGCGCGTTGTTCCCGCGCGCCGCAATGCGTCGCCTGCTCGCCGCGCTGCCGGAACGGGTCGTGCTCGTGCACGACGAGGTGTACCGGGAATTCGCCGACCCGGAGGCGTTCCCGGAGTTGCGGGCGCGCGCCGCGGGCGGTCATGGCAACCTGATCCTGGTACGCAGCATGGCGAAGGCATACGGCCTGGCCGGCGTGCGCTTCGGGTACGGCATCATGGCGGCGGACACCGCGGCGCTGCTGCATCGCGTACGGCCGCCGTTCGACACCTCGGTACTGGCGCAGGCCGCCGCCCTGGCAGCGCTGCAGGACGAACAGTTCCTGCACCGTACGCTCGACCTCAATCGGTGCGGCAAGCGGCAACTGTACGCGGCGTTCGCACAACTCGGACTCGACGCCGTCCCGTCGCACGCCAACTTCATCCTCGTGCACGTCGGCCGGCCCGCCGCCGCCGTGGCGCGCCGGCTGCTCGAGCAGGGGGTGATCGTGCGTGCGCCGCGCCATCCGGCCCTCGCGCGCCACCTGCGCGTGAGCATCGGCACAACTCAGGAGCTGCAGCGATTCATTGCGGCGCTGCGCCGCACGCTGGCCGAGCCGGCATGCGACACGGAGGCGCCGGGTTCCGGCGCGGGAAGGTGA
- a CDS encoding argininosuccinate synthase has protein sequence MAELRKIVLAYSGGLDTSIIIPWLKDRYPGAEVIAYCADVGQADDTSGLEKRALASGASKLHLRDLRAEFVTEYLFPLLRSGAVYEGKYLLGTSIARPLQAKHQVAVALEEGADAVAHGCTGKGNDQVRFEMTYRALAPQLAVIAPWRLWEIRSREQAIDYAAAHGIDLAGISRRNIYSRDDNLWHISHEGGDLEDPANRPGEALFQRSVAPREAPDSETAVTIEFEAGVPVAVDGERLQPVPLLARLNRLGGGNAIGRADLVESRLVGMKSRGVYETPGGTILWTALRELEALTLDADALHAKQELALRYAELVYNGKWFTPLRAALEAFCERLCRVVSGSVSLALYKGNLTVIGRSSCNGLYRHDLASFAAGSYDHADATGFINLYGLPEQVRALGQRG, from the coding sequence GTGGCCGAACTGCGCAAGATCGTCCTCGCCTATTCCGGCGGCCTGGATACGTCGATCATCATTCCCTGGCTCAAGGACCGCTATCCCGGCGCCGAGGTGATCGCCTATTGTGCCGATGTCGGGCAGGCTGACGATACGAGCGGTCTGGAGAAGCGCGCCCTGGCCTCCGGCGCCAGCAAGCTTCACCTGCGCGATCTGCGCGCAGAGTTCGTGACCGAATACCTGTTCCCGCTGCTGCGTTCGGGGGCTGTCTACGAAGGCAAGTACCTGCTCGGCACATCGATCGCGCGCCCGTTGCAGGCCAAGCACCAGGTCGCGGTGGCGCTCGAAGAGGGAGCCGACGCCGTGGCCCACGGCTGCACCGGCAAGGGCAACGACCAGGTGCGATTCGAGATGACCTATCGCGCCCTGGCCCCGCAACTTGCCGTGATTGCACCCTGGCGGCTGTGGGAGATCCGCTCGCGCGAGCAGGCGATCGACTACGCCGCCGCGCATGGCATCGACCTGGCCGGCATTTCACGGCGCAATATCTACTCGCGCGACGACAACCTGTGGCACATCAGCCACGAGGGCGGCGACCTGGAAGACCCCGCCAACCGCCCGGGCGAGGCGCTGTTCCAGCGCTCGGTGGCGCCGCGGGAGGCTCCCGACAGCGAAACCGCGGTGACCATCGAGTTCGAGGCGGGGGTGCCGGTGGCGGTGGACGGCGAGCGGCTGCAGCCGGTGCCCCTGCTCGCACGGCTCAATCGGCTCGGCGGCGGCAATGCCATCGGCCGTGCCGACCTGGTCGAGTCGCGGCTGGTCGGGATGAAGAGCCGCGGCGTGTACGAGACGCCGGGCGGCACCATACTGTGGACCGCGCTGCGCGAGCTGGAAGCGCTGACCCTCGATGCCGACGCGCTGCACGCCAAGCAGGAACTGGCGCTGCGCTACGCGGAGCTGGTGTACAATGGCAAGTGGTTCACCCCGCTGCGCGCTGCCCTGGAGGCGTTCTGCGAGCGGTTGTGCCGGGTGGTGAGCGGATCGGTCAGCCTCGCCCTGTACAAGGGCAATCTGACCGTGATCGGCCGCAGTTCGTGCAACGGGCTGTACCGCCATGACCTTGCGTCGTTCGCGGCCGGCAGCTACGACCATGCCGATGCCACCGGCTTCATCAACCTGTACGGGCTGCCCGAGCAGGTGCGCGCGCTGGGTCAGCGAGGGTAG
- a CDS encoding ArgR family transcriptional regulator → MEPITTTSLHATRATAAGRRRAVLELIAGGAISSQGQLLKHLSARGHPVTQATLSRDLKILKVGKLPNGRGGYTYTVRDDATGGAEEDVQAMFLHGYRSISFSGNLAVIHTLPGHAASVAFALDRLAVAGIIGTVAGDDTILAVLAEGTGADQVRRELMRRIRGLAERTP, encoded by the coding sequence ATGGAGCCTATCACAACCACCTCTCTCCATGCAACTCGCGCCACCGCCGCCGGTCGCCGCCGCGCCGTTCTCGAACTGATCGCCGGCGGTGCGATCAGCAGTCAGGGCCAGCTTCTCAAGCACCTGTCGGCGCGCGGCCACCCTGTTACGCAGGCGACGCTGTCGCGCGACCTGAAGATACTGAAGGTGGGCAAGCTGCCCAATGGCCGCGGCGGTTACACGTATACGGTCCGCGACGACGCCACCGGCGGTGCGGAGGAAGACGTGCAGGCGATGTTCCTGCACGGCTATCGGTCGATCTCCTTTTCCGGCAACCTGGCGGTAATCCACACGCTGCCCGGCCACGCCGCGAGCGTGGCGTTCGCGCTCGACAGGCTGGCGGTGGCCGGGATCATCGGTACCGTCGCCGGGGACGACACGATTCTGGCGGTGCTGGCGGAGGGCACCGGCGCGGACCAGGTACGCCGGGAGCTGATGCGGCGCATCCGGGGACTCGCGGAGCGCACGCCGTGA
- the argC gene encoding N-acetyl-gamma-glutamyl-phosphate reductase yields MIATILGATGYAGSLLLRLLLEHPAVSAIVAVSSSRAGQPLAAALPAFAGLATAASEKLGDGNLVSAEEAARRPTDVVFSALPPLQSAAGADPYFDSAVVIDLAADFRIRDHALFAAAYGTAPPRPDLLPSAAYGLSEWHRESIAQASIIANPGCYPTAVLLPLLPLAAAGVLRGTVIANAMSGVTGAGRKVSADYLFTELSESVTAYAPARSHRHHAEMASELGPAADDLDLLFTPHLVPMRRGLAATTVATLREPGAAARVAGILEEAYGGCRFVALAGDRIPATADVWGANRCDIGWRVSGREVVLFSVIDNLLKGAAGQAVQNMNLRFGLPEGSALPLHGEA; encoded by the coding sequence GTGATCGCCACCATACTCGGCGCAACCGGCTACGCCGGCTCGCTGCTGCTGCGCCTGCTGCTCGAGCATCCCGCCGTTAGCGCCATCGTGGCCGTTTCCTCGTCGCGCGCCGGTCAGCCGCTCGCCGCCGCGCTGCCGGCGTTCGCCGGGCTGGCGACCGCGGCCTCCGAGAAGCTCGGCGATGGCAACCTGGTAAGCGCCGAGGAGGCGGCGCGGCGCCCCACCGACGTGGTGTTCTCCGCGCTGCCGCCGTTGCAGTCGGCGGCCGGCGCCGACCCATACTTCGACTCGGCGGTGGTGATCGACCTGGCGGCGGACTTTCGCATTCGCGATCACGCACTGTTCGCGGCCGCGTACGGAACGGCGCCGCCGCGCCCCGACCTGCTGCCGAGCGCCGCCTACGGGCTCAGCGAGTGGCACCGCGAGTCAATTGCGCAGGCGTCGATCATCGCCAACCCGGGCTGTTACCCGACCGCGGTGTTGCTGCCGCTGCTGCCGCTGGCGGCGGCCGGTGTGCTGCGCGGCACGGTGATCGCGAATGCCATGAGCGGGGTTACCGGCGCCGGCCGCAAGGTGAGCGCGGACTACCTGTTCACCGAACTGAGCGAGAGCGTTACCGCGTACGCACCGGCTCGCAGCCACCGTCACCATGCCGAGATGGCCAGCGAACTCGGCCCGGCGGCGGACGATCTCGACCTGCTGTTCACGCCTCACCTGGTGCCGATGCGGCGCGGCCTGGCGGCCACCACGGTGGCCACGCTGCGCGAGCCGGGTGCCGCGGCGCGGGTCGCCGGCATACTGGAGGAAGCGTACGGCGGGTGCCGGTTCGTCGCCCTCGCCGGGGATCGCATCCCGGCGACCGCCGACGTATGGGGCGCCAACCGCTGCGACATCGGGTGGCGCGTGAGCGGGCGCGAGGTAGTGCTGTTCTCGGTCATCGACAACCTGCTCAAGGGTGCCGCCGGGCAGGCGGTGCAGAACATGAACCTGCGCTTCGGACTGCCGGAAGGCTCGGCCCTGCCGCTGCACGGAGAGGCCTAG
- a CDS encoding damage-control phosphatase ARMT1 family protein, with translation MKPDPGTREDLPPPLHTGTPGSFARRTIEQRKHSIIADLLATGRDGGLASAAVAGLRTLDREIGGGRFGDPFAAGGGPPLLPAERYAWQQALRPLIGRPWLDLPWYEAEASFYLRVLTATGYYERAAPGYGRDPFAHLKQAELQRNGPRLAAELADAELPVLLRSSLWGNRVDLSNYEIDRGHAGVVIASASGSPDAGGQDAPDELVIDHAAAALRCLARARRVDIATDNAGAELTCDLALVHRLLAGGVRQVRLHVKDAPFFVSDATAADLHATLAALHALPPPARAIGRRLTSALADGSLRVQPHWFWNGPRHYPDLPKELAGALAQADLVIFKGDVNYRRLLSDRQWPPDADVGAIVGYLPAPALILRTLKSEIVAGLAPGQAAQLAGRDREWLINGRRGIIQLLGGRRVAQASAGVFR, from the coding sequence ATGAAACCTGATCCCGGCACCCGCGAGGACCTCCCGCCGCCGCTGCACACCGGCACGCCCGGATCGTTCGCGCGGCGCACCATCGAGCAGCGCAAGCACTCGATCATCGCCGACCTGCTCGCTACCGGCCGCGACGGCGGCCTCGCGTCCGCCGCGGTGGCCGGCCTGCGGACGCTTGATCGCGAGATTGGCGGCGGCCGGTTCGGCGACCCGTTCGCGGCCGGCGGCGGCCCGCCGCTGCTGCCGGCAGAACGGTACGCCTGGCAACAGGCGCTACGCCCGCTGATCGGCAGACCGTGGCTGGACCTGCCGTGGTACGAGGCGGAGGCCTCGTTCTACCTGCGCGTGCTCACCGCCACCGGCTACTACGAGCGTGCCGCGCCCGGCTATGGACGGGATCCGTTTGCCCACCTCAAGCAGGCCGAGTTGCAGCGCAACGGCCCGCGGCTGGCAGCCGAGCTGGCGGACGCGGAGTTGCCGGTGCTGCTGCGCTCGTCGCTGTGGGGCAACCGCGTCGACCTGTCCAACTACGAAATCGACCGCGGCCACGCCGGCGTGGTAATCGCGTCCGCATCGGGGTCGCCGGACGCCGGCGGGCAGGATGCACCCGACGAGCTGGTGATCGACCACGCCGCGGCCGCGCTGCGCTGCCTGGCCCGTGCGCGGCGCGTGGACATCGCCACCGACAACGCCGGAGCGGAGCTGACCTGCGACCTGGCGCTGGTCCACCGCCTGCTCGCCGGCGGCGTCCGCCAGGTGCGGCTGCACGTCAAGGACGCGCCGTTCTTCGTGTCGGATGCCACCGCCGCCGACCTGCACGCCACGCTGGCGGCCTTGCACGCGCTGCCGCCGCCGGCGCGTGCGATTGGCCGGCGCCTGACCAGTGCGCTCGCCGACGGCTCCCTGCGCGTACAGCCGCACTGGTTCTGGAACGGACCGCGCCACTACCCCGATCTGCCAAAGGAACTCGCCGGTGCCCTGGCACAGGCCGACCTGGTGATCTTCAAGGGTGACGTCAACTACCGGCGCCTGCTGTCCGACCGCCAGTGGCCGCCGGATGCCGACGTCGGCGCCATCGTCGGCTACCTGCCGGCGCCGGCGCTGATACTGCGTACGCTGAAGAGCGAGATCGTCGCCGGCCTTGCGCCGGGGCAGGCCGCGCAACTTGCCGGCCGCGACCGCGAGTGGCTGATCAACGGACGCCGCGGCATCATCCAACTGCTGGGGGGGCGCCGAGTAGCGCAAGCCTCGGCGGGGGTATTCCGATAG
- the argB gene encoding acetylglutamate kinase: protein MDGELLVIKLGGAAADHEPSLTAFARELAALARGGARIVLVHGGGAEVSALSRRLGLEPRFRDGIRITTPEEMPYVDMVLCGAVNKRLVRVLGSAGLRAVGLSGSDGPMFTGAPLAGAAAGAGNRTATVAQVDTRLPRLLVEHGYLPVVAPTSVQPPALAVNINADAVALRLAPALAADRLLFLSDVPGVLKDGAALAVLTPHRAAAEIAAGTIGGGMIPKVEAALHALAQGVRRVVIGRFAAPGDLARLLTGAAGTTMLPHNHDLPDTATKQPTQQPTQEVR, encoded by the coding sequence ATGGACGGCGAACTGCTGGTGATCAAGCTCGGCGGTGCCGCGGCCGACCACGAACCGTCACTGACCGCGTTTGCGCGCGAGCTGGCCGCGCTGGCGCGGGGCGGGGCGCGCATCGTGCTGGTACACGGCGGCGGCGCCGAGGTGAGCGCGCTGTCGCGGCGGCTGGGGCTTGAGCCGCGGTTTCGCGACGGCATACGGATTACCACGCCGGAGGAGATGCCGTACGTCGACATGGTGCTGTGCGGCGCCGTCAACAAGAGGCTGGTACGGGTGCTCGGTTCCGCGGGCCTGCGTGCGGTGGGTCTGAGCGGATCGGACGGACCGATGTTTACCGGCGCACCGCTGGCCGGCGCCGCTGCCGGCGCGGGCAACCGCACGGCGACGGTGGCACAGGTAGACACCCGGCTGCCGCGGCTGCTGGTCGAGCACGGCTACCTGCCGGTGGTTGCTCCGACGAGCGTGCAACCGCCGGCGCTGGCGGTGAACATCAACGCCGACGCGGTCGCCCTGCGGTTGGCGCCGGCGCTGGCCGCCGATCGCCTGCTGTTCCTGTCGGACGTTCCCGGCGTTCTGAAGGACGGCGCCGCGCTGGCGGTGCTCACGCCGCACCGGGCGGCCGCGGAGATCGCCGCCGGGACCATCGGCGGCGGCATGATTCCGAAGGTCGAGGCCGCGCTGCACGCCCTGGCACAGGGCGTGCGCCGGGTGGTGATCGGCCGGTTCGCCGCGCCCGGAGACCTGGCGAGGCTGTTGACCGGGGCGGCCGGGACCACCATGCTCCCTCACAATCACGATCTTCCCGACACTGCAACCAAGCAACCAACACAGCAACCGACACAGGAGGTACGGTAA
- the asnS gene encoding asparagine--tRNA ligase — MTDRREAADAAVNAPRVLIADLPRHVGRRVELAGWLYNMRSKGRIRFLQLRDGSGRVQGVAVKGECDAESFAALASLRMEASLTVQGEVRADDRAPSGVELGVRAISVVHNPTDDYPIAKKEHGIDFLLEHRHLWLRSTRQEAMLRVRARTAASMRRFFDDRGFVHVDTPILTGSIGESAGTLFSLPYFDLGDAYLAQTGQLYLEAACAALGRVYNFGPTFRAEKSKTRRHLTEFWMLEAEVAFLDNRGNLDLQEELICAVAADVVANCEAELHTLGRDLDPLRAVQRPFPRLDYGEAVARLQAAGSRIAWGQDLGADDESTLSQAHERPVFVVNYPRAAKAFYMKRNPEDARTVLCADLLAPEGYGEIIGGSQREDDYRLLSDRIREARLPEEAYHWYLDLRRFGSVVHSGFGIGLERTVAWLTGTHHVRESAPFPRTLSRIYP; from the coding sequence ATGACCGACCGGAGGGAAGCGGCGGACGCGGCCGTGAATGCGCCGCGGGTGTTGATCGCGGATCTGCCGCGCCACGTCGGCCGGCGGGTGGAACTGGCCGGATGGCTGTACAACATGCGTTCCAAGGGCAGGATCCGGTTTCTGCAGCTCCGTGACGGCTCCGGCCGCGTGCAGGGCGTGGCGGTCAAGGGCGAATGTGACGCCGAATCGTTCGCCGCCCTGGCGTCGCTCCGGATGGAAGCCAGCCTCACTGTGCAGGGTGAAGTCCGCGCCGACGACCGGGCACCGAGTGGCGTGGAGTTGGGCGTGCGCGCCATATCGGTAGTGCACAACCCTACCGACGACTACCCGATCGCCAAGAAGGAGCACGGCATCGACTTTCTGCTCGAGCACCGGCATCTCTGGCTGCGGTCGACGCGCCAGGAGGCGATGCTGCGGGTACGCGCCCGGACCGCCGCGAGCATGCGCCGGTTCTTCGACGACCGCGGCTTCGTGCACGTCGACACGCCGATTCTGACCGGCTCCATCGGCGAGAGCGCCGGCACCCTGTTCAGCCTGCCCTACTTCGACCTCGGCGATGCTTATCTCGCCCAGACCGGGCAGCTCTACCTGGAAGCCGCCTGCGCGGCCTTGGGCCGGGTGTACAACTTCGGTCCCACCTTCCGCGCCGAGAAGTCGAAGACCCGCCGCCACCTGACCGAGTTCTGGATGCTCGAAGCGGAAGTCGCGTTCCTCGACAACCGGGGCAACCTCGACTTGCAGGAGGAGTTGATCTGTGCCGTGGCGGCCGACGTTGTGGCCAACTGCGAGGCTGAGTTGCACACGCTCGGCCGCGACCTGGACCCGCTGCGCGCCGTGCAGCGGCCGTTTCCGCGCCTCGATTACGGAGAGGCCGTGGCCCGCCTGCAGGCGGCCGGGAGCCGCATTGCCTGGGGACAGGATCTGGGCGCCGACGACGAGAGCACCTTGTCGCAGGCGCACGAGCGGCCGGTGTTCGTGGTGAACTATCCGCGCGCCGCCAAGGCGTTCTACATGAAGCGCAATCCGGAAGATGCGCGCACGGTGTTGTGCGCCGACCTGCTTGCTCCGGAGGGCTACGGCGAGATCATCGGCGGCTCACAAAGAGAGGACGACTACCGGTTGCTCAGCGACCGCATTCGGGAAGCGCGGCTGCCCGAGGAAGCGTACCACTGGTACCTCGACCTGCGCCGCTTCGGCAGCGTGGTCCATTCCGGTTTCGGGATCGGCCTCGAACGAACCGTTGCCTGGCTGACCGGTACCCACCACGTGCGCGAAAGCGCGCCATTCCCGCGCACATTGAGCCGCATCTACCCCTGA
- a CDS encoding FGGY-family carbohydrate kinase, with protein sequence MTSWDAPVLAIDVGTSAVKCGLARGDGSIVTASRPVATTAAPGGVHEVDAGDWLRAVAACIGALGTPAALTAVVVTGNGPTVVPAGADGRPLHPAITWLDRRSGAEVALIAERTGRAREASFFLAKIYWVFRHAPELYRQTRGFVSGPEYVALRLTGCWHTALAAPPFQRYYWDDALLDALALDPAKLPAFVATGSALGSTTAAAAAELGIPAGVPVYAGAPDFVMAMLGTAAVTEGATCNRSGSSDGVNYCSRRPVDDARLLCLPHIVDGLFSVAGLISTTGKALEWFARIAQDDGSLWERAARSAPGAGGVLFLPYLAGERTPLWRSDVRAVFSGLGLEHGREQMARAVLESVGYALRDSVTAIEEAAGPVDAIRLSGARAGNRRLNRIKADIVGRPLLVPEVLDAELTGCACVAAHALGFDPSVGAAAARLVKFGAAIEPGTRHRALYDDGFARYRVQQALL encoded by the coding sequence ATGACAAGCTGGGACGCCCCGGTACTGGCCATCGACGTCGGTACGTCGGCGGTCAAATGCGGCCTCGCCCGCGGCGACGGCTCGATCGTCACCGCCTCGAGGCCGGTGGCCACCACGGCGGCTCCCGGCGGCGTGCACGAGGTGGACGCCGGCGACTGGCTGCGCGCGGTGGCCGCGTGCATCGGCGCCCTGGGCACGCCGGCCGCGCTGACGGCGGTGGTGGTAACCGGAAACGGGCCCACCGTGGTGCCGGCCGGCGCGGACGGCCGGCCGTTGCATCCGGCAATCACCTGGCTCGACCGGCGCAGCGGAGCGGAGGTGGCCCTGATTGCCGAGCGCACCGGCCGGGCCCGCGAGGCGAGCTTCTTCCTGGCCAAGATCTACTGGGTGTTTCGCCATGCCCCGGAACTGTACCGGCAGACCCGCGGCTTCGTCTCCGGCCCCGAGTACGTCGCGCTGCGCCTCACCGGGTGCTGGCACACGGCCCTGGCGGCGCCGCCGTTTCAGCGCTACTACTGGGACGACGCCCTGCTCGACGCGCTCGCCCTCGACCCCGCCAAGCTGCCCGCGTTCGTCGCCACCGGCAGCGCGCTCGGCAGCACCACGGCGGCTGCCGCGGCCGAACTGGGCATTCCGGCCGGCGTACCGGTGTACGCCGGCGCGCCGGACTTCGTGATGGCCATGCTGGGCACCGCGGCGGTGACGGAGGGCGCCACCTGCAACCGTTCGGGCAGCTCGGACGGCGTGAACTACTGCTCCCGGCGCCCGGTCGACGACGCGCGGCTGCTGTGCCTGCCGCACATCGTCGACGGCCTGTTCAGCGTAGCGGGATTGATATCCACTACCGGCAAGGCGCTGGAGTGGTTCGCCCGCATCGCGCAGGACGACGGCTCGCTGTGGGAACGAGCGGCACGCAGCGCGCCCGGTGCGGGCGGGGTGCTGTTTCTGCCCTACCTGGCCGGCGAACGGACGCCGCTGTGGCGCAGCGACGTGCGCGCGGTGTTCAGCGGGCTCGGCCTGGAGCATGGGCGCGAGCAGATGGCGCGTGCGGTGCTGGAATCGGTCGGTTACGCGCTGCGCGACTCGGTGACGGCGATCGAGGAGGCGGCCGGCCCGGTCGACGCGATCCGGCTGTCCGGCGCACGCGCCGGAAACCGCCGGCTGAACCGGATCAAGGCCGACATCGTCGGCCGACCGCTGCTGGTGCCCGAGGTGCTGGACGCGGAATTGACCGGTTGCGCATGCGTGGCCGCGCATGCGCTTGGATTCGATCCGAGTGTCGGAGCGGCAGCCGCCCGGCTGGTGAAGTTCGGCGCCGCAATCGAGCCGGGCACCCGGCACCGCGCGCTCTACGATGACGGATTCGCGCGCTACCGGGTCCAGCAGGCGCTGCTCTGA
- a CDS encoding 5-formyltetrahydrofolate cyclo-ligase: MDGAKRADRARMRAVVRGATAQRRVAAGRALAEALISHPRWHAWRCMLGFAATAREPATAPALAAAYANGLVVGLPRVAGKLLHYHRVEPRGASAERLPTGLRRGYRGVAEPAPDAPRLDFDCLPAEVAVLVPGAAFDRTGGRLGWGGGHYDRTLAALSRSRGSAVLIGVCFSDQLLDFVPRAGHDLPVDLVVTEREVVSARHGPQRGRRPGRPGRPGP; the protein is encoded by the coding sequence GTGGACGGCGCCAAGCGTGCCGACCGTGCGCGCATGCGTGCCGTGGTGCGCGGCGCCACGGCGCAGCGGCGCGTGGCCGCGGGGCGCGCTCTGGCCGAGGCGCTGATCAGCCATCCGCGCTGGCACGCCTGGCGCTGCATGCTGGGGTTCGCCGCCACCGCCCGCGAGCCGGCAACGGCGCCGGCGCTGGCTGCCGCGTACGCGAACGGGCTGGTGGTCGGGTTGCCGCGCGTTGCCGGGAAGCTGCTTCACTACCACAGGGTCGAACCACGGGGCGCGTCGGCGGAGCGCCTGCCGACGGGCCTGCGGCGCGGATACCGCGGCGTGGCCGAGCCGGCGCCCGACGCGCCGCGTCTGGACTTTGACTGCCTGCCGGCGGAGGTGGCGGTGCTGGTGCCGGGCGCGGCGTTCGACCGCACCGGCGGCCGGCTCGGGTGGGGCGGCGGCCACTACGACCGCACCCTGGCTGCGCTGTCGCGCTCGCGCGGCAGCGCAGTGCTGATCGGGGTCTGCTTCTCCGACCAACTGCTCGATTTCGTGCCGCGCGCCGGACATGACCTGCCGGTCGACCTGGTGGTCACCGAGCGGGAGGTGGTGAGCGCCCGGCACGGCCCGCAACGAGGCCGGCGCCCCGGCCGCCCCGGCCGCCCCGGCCCGTGA
- a CDS encoding acetylornithine transaminase gives MKRDGAIVSEHPMPGVFTPELLVLDHGNGCRVSDVAGRSYLDFGGGIAVNALGYGRDDLAQAAADQMRKLVHVSNLYATEPALALAEKLIASAPARAGIANVQFTNSGSEANETALKYARLLASRGGKQGKDRIACFSGAFHGRTMGALSCTPTDKYQEPFAPLVGGVTALPFNDADAAAATLDDSFCAVIVEVVQGEGGLDVMSERFAHKLNELCRRHAIMLIADEVQTGLSRTGELYASSLVGLEPDLITLAKPLGGGLPLAATLIPRQINALLHIGDHGTTFGGGPVTCAVGNLVWDTVAAPEFVATVRSRGRYLHDALGKLAGASPMLGTVKGAGLLAGVTVTGEVDGAPAIAKLVPALRDAGMLALRSGDDVLRLAPPLIVSEAEIDEALAMIADAVAALGGE, from the coding sequence ATGAAACGAGATGGTGCGATAGTCAGCGAACACCCGATGCCGGGCGTATTCACTCCGGAACTGCTGGTCCTCGACCACGGCAACGGCTGCCGGGTGAGCGACGTCGCCGGCAGGTCCTACCTGGACTTCGGCGGCGGAATCGCGGTCAACGCACTCGGCTACGGGCGCGACGACCTGGCGCAGGCCGCGGCCGACCAGATGCGCAAGCTGGTCCACGTGTCCAACCTGTACGCAACCGAGCCGGCCCTGGCGCTGGCGGAGAAGCTGATCGCATCGGCGCCGGCGCGGGCCGGCATTGCCAACGTGCAGTTCACCAACAGCGGATCGGAGGCCAACGAGACGGCGCTCAAGTATGCGCGCCTGCTGGCCTCGCGCGGCGGCAAGCAGGGCAAGGACCGCATCGCCTGCTTCAGCGGCGCGTTCCACGGCCGCACCATGGGCGCGCTGAGCTGCACGCCGACCGACAAGTACCAGGAGCCGTTCGCGCCGCTTGTCGGCGGCGTTACCGCTTTGCCCTTCAACGACGCCGATGCCGCCGCCGCAACCCTCGACGACTCGTTCTGCGCGGTGATCGTCGAGGTGGTGCAGGGCGAGGGCGGCCTCGACGTGATGAGCGAGCGGTTCGCACACAAGCTCAATGAACTGTGCCGCCGGCATGCCATCATGCTGATCGCCGACGAGGTGCAGACCGGTCTGAGCCGTACCGGCGAGCTGTACGCCAGCTCCCTGGTGGGACTGGAGCCGGACCTGATCACGCTTGCCAAGCCGCTCGGCGGCGGCCTGCCGTTGGCCGCGACGCTGATTCCGCGGCAGATCAATGCGCTGCTGCACATCGGTGACCACGGCACTACCTTCGGTGGCGGCCCGGTGACCTGCGCGGTCGGCAACCTGGTGTGGGACACCGTTGCCGCGCCCGAGTTCGTGGCAACCGTGCGCAGCCGCGGGCGCTACCTGCACGACGCGCTTGGCAAGCTCGCCGGCGCCAGTCCGATGCTTGGCACGGTCAAGGGCGCCGGCCTGCTGGCCGGCGTCACGGTGACCGGAGAGGTGGACGGCGCACCGGCGATCGCCAAGCTGGTGCCCGCGCTGCGCGACGCCGGCATGCTGGCATTGCGCTCCGGCGACGACGTGCTGCGGCTGGCGCCCCCGCTGATCGTCAGCGAGGCGGAAATAGACGAAGCGCTGGCGATGATCGCGGATGCGGTCGCCGCGCTCGGAGGCGAGTAG